One segment of Alistipes finegoldii DSM 17242 DNA contains the following:
- a CDS encoding HAD family hydrolase gives MNEIKNVIFDLGGVLVDLDIERCTAAFRALDMPRVADLINPYYPAEMIGRLERGDISFREACDEMRRLDGRPEVTDSEIAAAYSAFLVGIPVAKLRQIMRLREAGVRTYVLSNNNPAAMVAIRGAFTADGHTMDDYFDKIYLSYELHELKPSEAIFRKVIADSGVIPSETLFIDDGRKNVDAAQALGFAVYMPAPGEDFGHLFEEITR, from the coding sequence ATGAATGAGATTAAAAACGTAATATTCGACCTTGGCGGCGTCCTCGTGGACCTCGACATCGAGCGCTGCACCGCCGCGTTCCGCGCATTGGACATGCCCCGTGTCGCCGACCTTATCAATCCCTACTATCCCGCCGAGATGATCGGCCGGCTGGAGCGGGGCGACATTTCGTTCCGCGAAGCCTGCGACGAGATGCGCCGGCTGGACGGGCGGCCCGAAGTGACCGATTCCGAGATCGCGGCGGCATACAGCGCATTTCTGGTGGGGATTCCGGTCGCCAAACTGCGGCAGATCATGCGTTTGCGCGAGGCGGGCGTCCGCACCTATGTGCTTTCGAACAACAATCCGGCGGCGATGGTCGCCATCCGCGGCGCGTTTACGGCCGACGGGCATACGATGGACGACTATTTCGACAAGATATACCTTTCGTACGAACTGCACGAGCTGAAGCCTTCGGAGGCGATTTTCCGCAAGGTGATCGCCGACAGCGGCGTGATCCCCTCCGAAACGCTCTTCATCGACGACGGCCGGAAGAACGTTGACGCCGCGCAGGCGCTGGGCTTCGCCGTCTACATGCCCGCGCCGGGAGAGGATTTCGGGCATCTGTTCGAGGAGATAACACGCTGA
- a CDS encoding SIR2 family NAD-dependent protein deacylase — translation MKRIVVFTGAGVSADSGLATFRDSDGLWADYRIEDVCTPEALAHNRATVIEFYNKRRREMLAAEPNAGHRAIAELERDFEVEVLTQNVDNLHERAGSSRVTHLHGELIRLRSSRDSGLIVPIEGWEQRLDATAPDGSLLRPHIVFFGESVPMFERAAEIAQTADIMVVVGTSLAVYPAASLVRYVRPDIPIYVVDPGNPDTAGIRNPLTLIRKRAAEGMPELAALLRERYAG, via the coding sequence ATGAAAAGAATAGTCGTTTTTACGGGCGCCGGGGTGAGCGCCGACAGCGGCCTTGCCACGTTCCGCGATTCGGACGGCCTGTGGGCCGACTACCGTATCGAGGATGTCTGCACGCCCGAAGCCTTGGCGCACAACCGCGCCACCGTGATCGAATTTTACAACAAACGCCGCCGCGAGATGCTTGCCGCCGAGCCGAACGCCGGGCATCGGGCCATCGCGGAGCTGGAGCGGGATTTCGAGGTCGAGGTGCTGACGCAGAATGTCGATAACCTCCACGAGCGCGCCGGATCGTCGCGGGTGACGCATCTGCACGGCGAGCTGATTCGCCTGCGTTCGTCGCGCGATTCCGGGCTGATCGTCCCGATCGAAGGGTGGGAGCAGCGGCTCGACGCCACGGCTCCCGACGGGTCGCTGCTGCGGCCGCATATCGTCTTTTTCGGCGAGTCGGTGCCGATGTTCGAACGTGCGGCGGAGATCGCGCAGACGGCGGATATCATGGTCGTCGTGGGTACTTCGCTGGCGGTCTATCCTGCGGCGTCGCTGGTGCGTTACGTGCGGCCCGACATTCCGATTTACGTCGTCGATCCCGGCAATCCCGATACGGCGGGCATCCGCAATCCGCTGACCCTGATCCGCAAACGCGCTGCCGAAGGCATGCCCGAACTGGCCGCCCTGCTACGGGAACGCTATGCCGGATAG
- a CDS encoding SPFH domain-containing protein has protein sequence MENGNFVYKGWKCNGFLALTLIFVGLALGVCAIVFGAQRIDAGLAFGVGPVVIGSVWCLCMLICMAGFMLLEPNEARVMVFFGKYKGTFYETGYWWVNPFMSAKQISIRARNLNVDPIKVNDKTGNPIMIGLVLVWKIKRDDIYKAVFEIDAPTTAGQTGVSASARMNILENFVGVQSDAALRQVAGCYAYDNNGVKDDELTLRSNSEAINDQLEHTLNERLAMAGIEVVEARINYLAYAPEIAAVMLRRQQADAIISAREKIVEGAVSMVHMALERLGSEHIVELDEERKAAMVTNLLVVLCADEAAQPVVNAGTLHH, from the coding sequence ATGGAGAATGGAAATTTTGTCTACAAGGGCTGGAAATGCAATGGTTTTCTGGCTTTGACGCTGATCTTCGTCGGGTTGGCGCTGGGTGTGTGCGCGATCGTGTTCGGCGCGCAGCGTATCGACGCAGGGCTGGCGTTCGGCGTCGGGCCGGTCGTGATCGGCTCGGTCTGGTGTCTCTGCATGCTGATCTGCATGGCGGGCTTCATGCTGCTCGAACCCAACGAAGCCCGCGTCATGGTCTTCTTCGGCAAATACAAGGGCACCTTCTACGAAACGGGCTACTGGTGGGTCAATCCATTTATGTCGGCCAAGCAGATTTCGATCCGCGCCCGCAACCTGAACGTCGATCCGATCAAGGTGAACGACAAGACGGGCAATCCGATTATGATCGGTCTGGTGCTGGTGTGGAAGATCAAGCGCGACGATATCTATAAGGCGGTCTTCGAGATCGACGCTCCGACGACTGCCGGACAAACCGGGGTTTCGGCTTCGGCCCGCATGAACATCCTCGAAAATTTCGTGGGTGTGCAGAGCGACGCTGCGCTGCGTCAGGTCGCCGGTTGCTATGCTTATGACAATAACGGGGTTAAGGACGATGAATTGACGCTGCGCTCGAATAGCGAGGCGATCAACGACCAGCTCGAACACACGCTCAACGAACGCTTGGCGATGGCCGGCATCGAGGTGGTCGAAGCCCGCATCAACTATCTGGCCTATGCTCCCGAAATCGCCGCCGTGATGCTGCGCCGTCAGCAGGCCGACGCCATTATTTCGGCCCGCGAAAAGATCGTCGAGGGCGCCGTGTCGATGGTCCACATGGCCTTGGAGCGTCTGGGCAGCGAACATATCGTCGAACTGGACGAGGAGCGCAAGGCGGCGATGGTCACCAACCTGCTCGTCGTGCTCTGCGCCGACGAAGCCGCGCAGCCGGTAGTCAATGCCGGAACCCTTCACCATTGA
- a CDS encoding SDR family NAD(P)-dependent oxidoreductase — MEHKNDTNPMDKQSGHTPGEGAPGTRAVQETTGTAPGIRTGQETARHSRRMKRGEVRPGSAWALVTGAGSGIGRCYALRLAALGYRLVIVGNNAAPLEAVAGEIRRAAGANASASFPEVRVMPMDLARVGAAQELHDRTAAEGIEIDVVINNAGIFSFCDILTTPAERIERIILLHDLTVSQLCRLYAADMVRRGVRGYILNMSSYSLWMPFPGLALYSASKAYMRSFSVAFAKEVRDRGIRVTAVCPAGVATDLYGLTPRWQRIGKRLGVLITPDNCARRGLRALWRGRRCIVPDWWNRAWIPLCKALPMWVLRPIRRFTMQFQK; from the coding sequence ATGGAACATAAGAACGACACAAACCCGATGGACAAGCAATCGGGACATACGCCCGGCGAAGGCGCGCCGGGCACCCGCGCCGTGCAAGAGACGACGGGAACGGCGCCGGGCATCCGCACCGGGCAGGAGACGGCACGGCATTCCCGGCGGATGAAGCGCGGCGAAGTCCGGCCGGGAAGCGCATGGGCGCTGGTGACGGGAGCCGGATCGGGCATCGGACGCTGTTACGCCCTGCGGCTGGCGGCGCTGGGCTACCGGCTGGTGATCGTCGGCAACAACGCCGCGCCGCTCGAAGCCGTGGCCGGAGAGATACGCCGTGCGGCGGGGGCGAACGCTTCCGCATCCTTTCCCGAAGTCCGGGTCATGCCGATGGACCTCGCGCGGGTCGGGGCAGCACAGGAGTTGCACGACCGGACAGCGGCCGAAGGGATCGAAATCGACGTGGTGATAAACAACGCGGGCATCTTCTCGTTCTGCGACATCCTGACGACGCCCGCCGAGCGTATCGAACGCATCATCCTGCTGCACGACCTGACCGTCTCGCAGCTCTGCCGCCTTTATGCCGCCGACATGGTCCGCCGCGGGGTGCGGGGGTACATTCTCAACATGTCCTCCTACTCGTTGTGGATGCCGTTTCCGGGGCTGGCTTTGTACAGCGCGTCTAAGGCTTACATGCGGTCGTTCTCGGTGGCTTTCGCCAAGGAGGTGCGCGACCGCGGCATCCGCGTCACGGCGGTTTGTCCGGCAGGCGTGGCGACCGACCTTTACGGGCTGACGCCCCGCTGGCAGCGCATCGGCAAACGGCTCGGCGTGCTTATCACGCCCGACAACTGCGCGCGGCGGGGACTGCGGGCTTTGTGGCGGGGCCGCCGCTGCATCGTGCCCGACTGGTGGAACCGGGCATGGATTCCCCTTTGCAAAGCGTTGCCGATGTGGGTGCTGCGGCCGATCCGCAGGTTCACGATGCAATTCCAGAAATAA
- a CDS encoding glutamate decarboxylase produces the protein MNQQRHTNEDTLTDIFGSEEMRNPAPTEFIPKGKTSPEIAYQLVKDETYPQTQPRLNLATFVTTYMDDYATRLMNEAINVNYIDETEYPRVAVMCGRCLNIVANLWNTPEKAEWKTGALGIGSSEACMLGGVAAWLRWRNRRKAAGKPFDKPNLVMSAGFQVVWEKFCQLWQIELRTVPLTLDHITLDPKQALEMCDENTICIVPIAGVTWTGLDDDIEGLDKALDEYNAKTGYEIPIHVDAASGGFILPFLKPEKKWDFRLKWVLSISTSGHKYGLVYPGLGWVVWKDKKYLPDEMSFSVNYLGANITQVGLNFSRPAAQILGQYYNFIRLGFEGYKEIQQNSMDVAKYCHQQIGTMKCFKNYSKEVVNPLFIWMMDPEYDKKAKWTLFDLQAKLQQSGWMVPAYTMPKNIENVVVMRIVVRQGMSRDMADMLMGDIRNAVAEFEQLEYPTTSRIKYDNMEHQKGKVFTH, from the coding sequence ATGAATCAGCAAAGACACACCAACGAGGACACGCTGACCGATATTTTCGGTTCGGAAGAGATGCGCAATCCCGCGCCCACGGAGTTTATCCCCAAAGGCAAGACATCGCCCGAAATCGCCTACCAGTTAGTCAAGGACGAAACCTATCCGCAGACGCAGCCGCGGCTCAATCTGGCCACCTTCGTGACGACCTACATGGATGATTACGCCACGCGCCTGATGAACGAGGCGATCAACGTCAACTATATCGACGAGACGGAGTATCCGCGTGTCGCGGTGATGTGCGGCCGCTGTCTGAATATCGTCGCCAATCTGTGGAACACCCCCGAAAAGGCCGAGTGGAAGACCGGAGCGCTGGGCATCGGTTCGTCGGAAGCCTGCATGCTGGGCGGCGTGGCCGCATGGCTGCGCTGGCGCAACCGCCGCAAGGCCGCAGGCAAACCCTTCGACAAGCCGAATCTGGTGATGAGCGCCGGATTTCAGGTCGTATGGGAGAAATTCTGCCAGCTGTGGCAGATCGAACTGCGCACCGTGCCCCTGACGCTGGATCACATCACGCTCGATCCCAAGCAGGCGCTGGAGATGTGCGACGAAAACACGATCTGCATCGTGCCCATAGCCGGTGTGACGTGGACGGGTCTGGACGACGACATCGAGGGGCTGGACAAGGCGCTCGACGAATACAACGCCAAGACGGGTTACGAAATTCCGATCCACGTGGACGCCGCGTCGGGCGGTTTCATCCTGCCGTTCCTCAAACCCGAAAAGAAGTGGGACTTCCGCCTCAAATGGGTGCTGTCGATCTCCACGTCGGGCCACAAATACGGTCTGGTATATCCGGGTCTGGGCTGGGTGGTCTGGAAGGACAAGAAGTATCTGCCCGACGAAATGTCGTTCTCGGTCAATTACCTCGGAGCCAACATCACGCAGGTGGGTCTGAACTTCTCGCGTCCCGCGGCGCAGATTCTGGGCCAGTACTACAATTTCATCCGGCTGGGATTCGAGGGCTACAAAGAGATTCAGCAGAACTCGATGGACGTCGCCAAGTACTGCCACCAGCAGATCGGCACGATGAAGTGCTTCAAGAACTACTCGAAGGAGGTCGTCAATCCGCTCTTCATCTGGATGATGGATCCCGAATACGACAAGAAGGCCAAATGGACGCTCTTCGACCTGCAGGCCAAACTGCAGCAGAGCGGATGGATGGTTCCCGCGTACACCATGCCCAAGAACATCGAGAACGTGGTCGTGATGCGCATCGTGGTACGTCAGGGCATGTCGCGCGACATGGCCGACATGCTGATGGGCGACATCCGCAACGCCGTCGCAGAGTTCGAACAGCTCGAATACCCCACTACGTCGCGCATCAAGTACGACAACATGGAACACCAGAAAGGCAAGGTATTCACGCACTAG
- a CDS encoding TlpA family protein disulfide reductase: MKKILLILLLAALLPFAAADAQNIALGERVPELKVPAWLDGQKPAATPRLTYVEFFQSSNAACITSLKQLRAMTDKLGTKLRVVVITQEKEDKIGPLLRPYLSPQISVAIDAGGKIFTAFGVQYVPFGVLVDSKNRALWQGNSLHLTPEIIDKSSK, translated from the coding sequence CGGCCCTGCTGCCTTTTGCGGCGGCCGACGCGCAGAATATCGCTCTGGGCGAGCGTGTGCCCGAACTGAAAGTCCCTGCATGGCTCGACGGACAGAAACCCGCGGCCACGCCGCGGCTGACCTACGTCGAGTTCTTCCAGTCGTCGAACGCGGCCTGCATCACGTCGCTCAAACAGCTCCGGGCGATGACGGACAAATTGGGTACCAAACTGCGCGTGGTTGTCATAACGCAGGAAAAAGAGGACAAAATAGGCCCCCTGCTCAGACCCTACCTATCGCCGCAAATCTCCGTGGCGATAGACGCCGGAGGCAAGATCTTCACGGCGTTCGGCGTGCAGTACGTTCCGTTCGGGGTGCTGGTCGATTCCAAAAACAGGGCGCTCTGGCAGGGAAATTCACTTCACCTGACACCCGAAATCATCGATAAATCAAGCAAATAA
- a CDS encoding DUF1295 domain-containing protein: MAQTFDIFLIVMALLALVVFAALHFFEAGYGYLFNPKYGPPVPNKIGWVLMESPVFVAMCVLWLLSERTWEAGPLTLFALFQAHYLQRAFIFPLLMRGASKMPLGIVLMGMCFNTLNALMQGGWIFYVSPEGYYADWFAQPYIYIGGAMFLAGMAVNLHSDHIIRNLRRPGDTRHYIPRGGMFRYVSSANYFGELLEWTGFAVASWSWAGAVFAWWTFANLAPRAASLNKRYAKEFGDEFTSLGRKKIIPFIY; encoded by the coding sequence ATGGCCCAAACATTCGATATATTCCTGATCGTCATGGCGCTGCTGGCCTTGGTGGTCTTCGCTGCCCTGCATTTTTTCGAAGCCGGATACGGCTATCTTTTCAACCCCAAATACGGGCCGCCCGTGCCCAACAAGATCGGCTGGGTGCTGATGGAGTCGCCCGTATTCGTGGCGATGTGCGTGCTGTGGCTGCTCTCCGAAAGGACGTGGGAAGCCGGGCCGCTGACGCTCTTCGCGCTCTTTCAGGCCCACTACCTGCAACGGGCGTTCATCTTTCCGCTGCTCATGCGCGGCGCGTCGAAAATGCCGCTCGGCATCGTCCTGATGGGCATGTGCTTCAACACGCTCAACGCCCTGATGCAGGGCGGGTGGATCTTCTACGTCTCGCCCGAAGGCTACTACGCCGACTGGTTCGCGCAACCTTATATTTATATCGGCGGGGCGATGTTCCTCGCGGGAATGGCCGTGAATCTCCATTCGGATCACATCATCCGCAACCTGCGCCGGCCGGGCGACACGCGCCACTACATTCCGCGCGGCGGCATGTTCCGCTACGTCTCGTCGGCCAACTACTTCGGCGAACTGCTCGAATGGACGGGCTTTGCCGTGGCTTCGTGGTCGTGGGCCGGAGCGGTGTTCGCGTGGTGGACCTTCGCCAACCTCGCGCCCCGCGCCGCATCGCTCAACAAACGCTATGCCAAGGAGTTCGGCGACGAATTCACGTCGCTCGGACGCAAAAAGATCATACCTTTCATTTACTGA
- a CDS encoding NADH:flavin oxidoreductase, which translates to MSSLFTPYKLGPVTLRNRTIRSAAFESMGRHFGPTQQLKDYHVSVARGGVGMTTLAYAAVCRSGLSFDKQLWLRPEIVPGLRDITDAVHREGAAAGIQIGHCGNMTHLTTAGQIPIGASTGFNLYAYTPVRGMRAGEIEQVARDFGRAVHTAHDAGFDSVEVHAGHGYLISQFLSPYTNRRRDEYGGSLENRMRFMRMCLEEVMEAAAQTGTAVLVKHNMYDGFKGGIEIPESLEIAREIERFGVDGIVLSGGFVSKAPMAVMRGLIPIYTMSYYSPLWLRYFIRWCGPWMIRQFPFEECYFLEDAKKFRAELKCPLVYVGGLVSREGIDRALDAGFELVQMARALVNDPAFVNKLREGDAATRSECDHRNYCIARMYSVDMKCCKHCGDLPRKIREELAKLP; encoded by the coding sequence ATGTCATCGCTTTTCACCCCCTATAAGTTAGGACCCGTAACGCTGCGCAACCGCACGATCCGTTCGGCGGCGTTCGAGTCGATGGGCCGCCATTTCGGCCCGACGCAGCAGTTGAAGGATTACCACGTATCGGTGGCCCGCGGCGGCGTGGGCATGACTACGCTGGCCTATGCGGCGGTCTGCCGCAGCGGGCTTTCGTTCGACAAGCAGCTGTGGCTGCGGCCCGAAATCGTGCCGGGGCTGCGTGACATCACCGACGCCGTGCACCGCGAAGGCGCGGCGGCGGGAATTCAGATCGGCCACTGCGGCAACATGACCCACCTGACCACCGCGGGGCAGATTCCGATCGGCGCGTCCACGGGTTTCAACCTCTACGCCTACACGCCGGTCCGCGGCATGCGGGCCGGCGAGATCGAGCAGGTGGCCCGCGACTTCGGGCGGGCCGTCCATACGGCCCACGACGCGGGATTCGACTCGGTGGAGGTACACGCCGGGCACGGATACCTGATTTCGCAGTTCCTTTCGCCCTACACCAACCGCCGCCGCGACGAGTACGGCGGATCGCTCGAAAACCGCATGCGTTTCATGCGGATGTGTCTGGAGGAGGTCATGGAAGCCGCGGCGCAGACCGGAACGGCCGTGTTGGTGAAGCACAACATGTACGACGGATTCAAGGGCGGCATCGAGATCCCCGAAAGTCTCGAAATCGCCCGCGAGATCGAGCGTTTCGGCGTGGACGGCATCGTGCTGTCGGGCGGATTCGTGTCGAAGGCCCCGATGGCCGTGATGCGGGGGCTGATTCCGATCTACACGATGAGCTACTACTCGCCGCTGTGGCTGCGTTACTTCATCCGCTGGTGCGGGCCGTGGATGATCCGGCAGTTCCCGTTCGAGGAGTGCTATTTTCTGGAGGACGCCAAGAAGTTCCGCGCCGAGCTGAAGTGTCCGCTGGTCTATGTGGGCGGGCTGGTGAGCCGCGAAGGCATTGACAGGGCGCTGGACGCGGGATTCGAACTGGTGCAGATGGCGCGGGCGCTGGTCAACGACCCTGCGTTCGTCAACAAGCTTCGGGAGGGCGACGCCGCGACCCGCAGCGAGTGCGACCACCGCAACTACTGCATCGCGCGCATGTACTCGGTGGATATGAAGTGCTGCAAGCACTGCGGTGACCTGCCGCGCAAAATCCGCGAAGAGCTGGCAAAACTGCCGTAA
- the meaB gene encoding methylmalonyl Co-A mutase-associated GTPase MeaB, giving the protein MSFTKINHYEKEYADMHHDTALNVTEGVEDQPIVNPYFTRRKKPKLSTDQYVEGILAGNITTLSQAITLIESNNPAHYAQAQEIIERCLPHAGKSVRIGITGVPGAGKSTFIEAVGNMVTSLRHKLAVLAIDPSSERSGGSILGDKTRMESISGNPDVFIRPSPSAGSLGGVARKTRETIVLCEAAGFDVIFIETVGVGQSETAVHSMVDMFMLLQISGAGDELQGIKRGIMEMADIMVITKADGENIHKAELAKTQFQGALRLFPLPESGWRPKVYTCSAVAGTGLEEVWKGVEEFLDHIEANGYFRHNRNRQNKYWMYESINEVLRNSFYHDPAVESRIAEYEQRVLDDKISSFIAAKELLDIYFKDLK; this is encoded by the coding sequence ATGTCTTTCACCAAGATAAACCATTACGAAAAAGAGTACGCCGACATGCACCACGACACGGCTCTGAACGTCACCGAAGGCGTTGAAGATCAGCCGATCGTAAACCCTTACTTCACGCGCCGCAAGAAGCCGAAGCTCTCGACCGACCAATACGTCGAGGGCATTCTCGCCGGCAACATCACCACCCTTTCGCAGGCCATCACGCTCATCGAGTCCAACAACCCTGCGCACTACGCGCAGGCGCAGGAGATCATCGAGCGCTGCCTGCCGCACGCCGGGAAATCGGTCCGCATCGGCATCACGGGCGTCCCCGGAGCCGGAAAATCGACCTTCATCGAAGCCGTCGGCAACATGGTCACCTCGCTGCGGCACAAGCTCGCCGTGCTGGCCATCGACCCTTCGTCGGAACGCAGCGGCGGCTCGATTCTCGGCGACAAAACCCGCATGGAGAGCATTTCGGGCAATCCCGACGTCTTCATCCGCCCTTCGCCCTCGGCGGGATCGCTGGGCGGCGTGGCCCGCAAGACGCGCGAGACGATCGTGCTGTGCGAAGCCGCGGGATTCGACGTGATCTTCATCGAGACGGTGGGCGTCGGACAGTCCGAAACGGCCGTACATTCGATGGTCGACATGTTCATGCTGCTGCAGATTTCGGGCGCGGGCGACGAGCTGCAGGGCATCAAGCGCGGCATCATGGAGATGGCCGACATCATGGTAATCACCAAGGCCGACGGCGAAAACATCCACAAGGCCGAACTCGCCAAAACCCAGTTTCAGGGGGCGCTGCGGCTCTTCCCTCTGCCGGAATCGGGCTGGCGGCCCAAAGTCTACACCTGCTCGGCCGTAGCCGGAACGGGACTGGAAGAGGTATGGAAAGGCGTCGAGGAGTTCCTCGACCACATCGAGGCCAACGGCTACTTCCGACACAACCGCAACCGCCAGAACAAATACTGGATGTACGAGTCGATCAACGAAGTGCTGCGCAACTCGTTCTACCACGATCCCGCGGTCGAATCGCGCATCGCCGAATACGAACAGCGCGTGCTGGACGACAAGATCTCGTCGTTCATCGCCGCCAAAGAGCTGCTGGACATCTATTTCAAGGACCTGAAATAG